The proteins below come from a single Tissierella sp. MB52-C2 genomic window:
- a CDS encoding M15 family metallopeptidase: MSKKDNKIKYMAPMGMIIIILSLAIYFLWQENMRYKEVIKNKDIEISRIQDKDDFQEELNKSIEERDHLLAISEELTKKIEELQNKANIEREYGLVKLSDIDPTFVEDLRYATENNFVKKQIYPDNSIAILRTDTAMKLKEANEIFQKDGYTIKIFDAYRPHSAQYILWDYASDKNFVADPKKGSKHNMGVAVDITLVDKEGNEIEMGTEYDNFTEKAAYNYSGHTETALKNMKYLRDVMEQVGFKGISNEWWHFDDIDWKQYEVLDIGFDKFV; encoded by the coding sequence ATGTCTAAAAAGGATAATAAAATTAAATATATGGCTCCTATGGGGATGATTATAATAATTTTATCTTTAGCAATTTATTTTTTATGGCAGGAGAATATGAGATATAAAGAGGTCATAAAGAATAAGGATATAGAGATCAGTCGAATTCAAGATAAAGATGATTTTCAAGAAGAACTGAATAAAAGTATTGAAGAAAGAGACCATTTATTAGCAATAAGTGAAGAATTGACTAAGAAAATTGAGGAACTGCAGAATAAAGCAAATATTGAAAGGGAATATGGATTAGTTAAGTTAAGTGATATTGATCCAACCTTTGTTGAAGATTTAAGATATGCAACTGAAAATAATTTTGTAAAAAAACAGATTTACCCGGATAATAGCATTGCAATTCTTAGGACAGATACAGCTATGAAGCTAAAGGAGGCAAACGAAATATTCCAAAAAGATGGATATACTATTAAAATTTTCGATGCCTATAGACCACATAGTGCACAATATATACTCTGGGACTATGCATCGGATAAGAATTTTGTTGCTGATCCTAAAAAAGGCTCTAAACATAATATGGGCGTAGCTGTTGATATTACCTTAGTAGATAAAGAGGGAAATGAAATAGAAATGGGTACTGAATATGATAATTTTACGGAAAAGGCAGCCTATAACTATTCAGGCCATACGGAAACTGCTTTGAAAAATATGAAATACTTACGTGATGTAATGGAACAGGTAGGTTTCAAAGGTATTTCAAATGAATGGTGGCATTTTGATGACATTGACTGGAAACAGTATGAAGTATTGGATATCGGATTTGATAAATTTGTTTAG
- a CDS encoding endonuclease MutS2, producing MNVKTLKTLEYNKIVDLLLEKAESSLGKDKVKEIKPLINMEDIEYLQRETEEAQSLLIKRGTPPLYGIHSIAPEVKRAEIGGSLSPGGLLKVSDSLRVSRGLKNYIKETKEDRVSNYPIIESLVEDLRVFKHIEDEINNAIVSENEISDNASSTLRSIRRKIISKNDAVKDKLSSIISSQDNKKYLQDSIVTIREGRYVIPVKAENRGNVPGLVHDMSGSGATLFVEPMAVVQLNNELRELELKEREEIERILRELSNLVAEESEGIANNQKVLQELDFIFAKGKLALDMKATRPILNEKGYINIKKGRHPLLNVSKIVPIDVYLGKEFNSLIITGPNTGGKTVTLKTVGLLTLMAQSGLHIPADFNSEIAVFNQVFADIGDEQSIEQSLSTFSSHMVNIVDILDKVEYNSLILFDELGAGTDPTEGAALAMSILDKLLKLNVRTIATTHYSQLKLYALTTEGVRNASVEFDVETLSPTYKLLIGVPGKSNAFEISRRLGLKDNIIDYAKDLISKENIEFEDVLQAMEKDRLAAEANRQEAERYRLEVEKLKEDLAVEKDKTEEMRDKILTKAREEARQILRTAKDDADSIVGELKDISSEIEKDRARKIQETQERLKSKLNKVEREVSKNILNVKSNKPPKNLKVGETVEVLTFNQKGTVLEEPDDNGNVKIQVGIMKITSHISTLKRATSDEEEKIHGSTKKIMGSKSKDIKTEIDLRGQNLDEAFLELDKYLDDAYIAGLKQIYIIHGKGTGVLREGIKSYLRSHRHVKSSRFGNYNEGGNGVTVVEIR from the coding sequence ATGAATGTAAAGACCTTAAAAACATTAGAATATAATAAAATTGTAGACTTACTTCTAGAAAAAGCTGAATCTAGCTTAGGTAAAGATAAAGTAAAAGAGATAAAACCTTTAATAAATATGGAGGATATAGAGTATCTTCAAAGAGAAACAGAAGAAGCTCAATCCTTATTGATTAAAAGAGGAACACCACCGCTTTATGGGATACACAGTATAGCACCTGAAGTTAAGAGAGCAGAAATAGGCGGTTCTCTTAGTCCAGGTGGATTATTAAAAGTATCCGATTCTTTAAGGGTTTCTAGGGGATTAAAAAATTATATAAAAGAAACAAAGGAAGATAGGGTTTCAAATTATCCTATTATTGAAAGTTTAGTAGAAGATCTTAGGGTATTTAAACATATTGAAGATGAAATAAACAATGCTATTGTTTCTGAAAATGAAATATCTGATAATGCAAGTTCAACCCTTAGAAGCATTAGACGAAAAATAATAAGCAAAAATGATGCTGTAAAAGATAAATTAAGTTCTATAATAAGCTCTCAAGATAATAAAAAATATTTACAGGATAGTATTGTAACTATTAGAGAAGGTAGATATGTAATACCAGTTAAAGCTGAAAATAGGGGAAATGTTCCTGGTTTAGTCCATGATATGAGTGGAAGTGGAGCCACTTTATTTGTAGAGCCTATGGCTGTAGTTCAGTTGAATAATGAACTGAGAGAATTAGAGTTAAAAGAAAGAGAAGAGATAGAAAGGATATTAAGAGAACTTTCTAATTTAGTAGCAGAAGAATCAGAAGGAATTGCCAATAATCAAAAAGTCCTTCAAGAGTTAGATTTTATTTTTGCTAAAGGAAAGCTTGCCTTAGATATGAAGGCAACAAGACCTATATTAAATGAAAAAGGTTATATAAATATAAAAAAAGGAAGACATCCTTTACTTAATGTATCTAAAATAGTACCAATAGACGTATATTTGGGAAAAGAGTTTAATTCTCTTATAATTACAGGGCCAAATACTGGAGGTAAAACTGTTACGTTAAAAACTGTTGGACTTCTTACTCTAATGGCACAATCAGGACTCCATATTCCAGCAGATTTTAATTCGGAAATAGCAGTATTTAATCAAGTATTTGCAGATATTGGAGATGAGCAAAGTATAGAGCAGTCTTTATCTACTTTTTCCTCTCATATGGTGAATATAGTAGATATATTAGACAAAGTGGAGTATAATAGCTTAATATTATTTGATGAACTTGGTGCAGGAACAGACCCTACGGAAGGTGCAGCCTTGGCCATGTCTATTTTAGATAAACTACTTAAACTAAATGTAAGAACTATTGCAACAACTCACTATAGTCAATTAAAACTATATGCATTGACTACAGAAGGAGTTAGAAATGCATCTGTAGAATTTGATGTAGAAACATTAAGTCCTACCTATAAATTACTTATAGGAGTGCCAGGTAAGTCTAATGCATTTGAAATATCTAGAAGACTTGGGTTAAAGGATAATATAATAGACTATGCTAAAGATCTTATTTCTAAGGAAAATATAGAGTTTGAAGATGTACTTCAAGCTATGGAAAAAGATAGACTAGCTGCTGAAGCCAATAGACAAGAGGCAGAAAGGTATAGACTAGAAGTAGAAAAGCTAAAGGAAGATTTAGCTGTAGAAAAAGATAAAACAGAGGAAATGAGAGATAAGATTTTAACTAAGGCTAGGGAAGAGGCTAGGCAAATACTTAGAACAGCAAAGGACGATGCAGATTCCATAGTTGGAGAGTTGAAAGATATATCTTCAGAAATAGAAAAAGATAGGGCTAGAAAGATCCAAGAAACCCAAGAAAGACTAAAATCTAAGCTAAATAAAGTAGAGAGAGAAGTATCTAAAAATATATTAAATGTAAAATCTAACAAGCCGCCAAAAAATCTTAAGGTGGGAGAAACTGTAGAGGTGCTTACGTTTAATCAAAAAGGTACAGTCTTAGAAGAACCAGATGATAATGGAAATGTAAAAATTCAAGTAGGTATAATGAAAATAACATCCCATATATCAACTCTTAAAAGAGCAACATCTGATGAAGAAGAAAAGATCCATGGCAGCACTAAGAAAATCATGGGTTCAAAGTCTAAAGATATAAAAACAGAAATAGATTTAAGAGGACAAAACTTAGATGAAGCTTTCCTTGAACTGGATAAATATTTAGATGATGCATATATTGCAGGATTAAAGCAAATTTATATAATCCATGGTAAAGGAACAGGAGTTTTAAGAGAAGGTATAAAAAGCTATTTAAGAAGCCATAGACACGTAAAGTCTTCTAGATTTGGAAACTATAATGAAGGTGGAAATGGAGTTACAGTAGTAGAAATTAGATAA